From Nicotiana tabacum cultivar K326 chromosome 22, ASM71507v2, whole genome shotgun sequence, one genomic window encodes:
- the LOC107782626 gene encoding protein EDS1L, with amino-acid sequence MVRIEEGREVKDELIKKACKLAMEAHSLSSGKPYIYKKKSGSMDIFFAFAGTWSVDGWYSSTSFGETKIKIALFPSLKSVGTDEVAMVNEAFSSRFEDILNKSSLKNEVEKAMSDGKQIVFAGHSSGGPIAILAALWCLEHCRKRPNDNLVYPYCITFGSPLVGDRIWSHALRRENWARYFIHFVMKYDIVPRMMLAPLSSFQEWLQAIFAFINPKSPYYQHEANVRSSDASKNFFMTVMRSASSVASYVACNLKGCTNLLLEAVSNIVQLSPYRPFGTYIFCTGNGKLVVIENPDAVLQLLFYCAQMSSETEGEVVVARSLNEHLLYRNEMQESLEMQDVVHLKNLTDIPLSSIAIALASDEVVTMNSALNDLGLSTRARLCLRAAGEWEKQKRKNEEKIDGKKKSTKELLSKIQEYQTKCDIQKVGYYDAFKLQETIDDFNANVKRLELAGIWDEIIEMLKRYELPDSFEGRKEWIQLGTQFRGQVEPLDIANYYRHLKNEDTGPYMIRARPKRYRFTQRWLEHAERVQTGERSESCFWAEVEELRNKPFMEVQNRILSLETNARGWFQSGLLGNDVFFPESTFTKWWKTLPTQHRLTSWISGQINS; translated from the exons ATGGTGAGAATTGAAGAGGGCAGAGAAGTCAAAGATGAGCTGATCAAGAAAGCTTGTAAGTTAGCAATGGAAGCTCACAGTTTGTCTTCTGGGAAGCCTTATATTTACAAGAAAAAAAGTGGGTCGATGgatattttttttgcttttgctGGAACTTGGTCTGTTGATGGTTGGTACAGTAGCACTTCTTTTGGAGAGACAAAGATTAAAATTGCTTTGTTTCCATCTTTGAAAAGTGTTGGCACAGATGAGGTAGCTATGGTGAATGAAGCATTTTCCAGCAGATTTGAAGACATATTAAACAAATCTTCTCTTAAAAATGAG GTGGAGAAGGCGATGTCAGATGGAAAACAGATAGTGTTTGCAGGGCACTCGTCAGGTGGCCCTATTGCTATTTTGGCAGCCCTATGGTGTCTGGAACATTGTCGCAAAAGACCAAATGACAACCTAGTTTATCCATACTGTATAACATTTGGATCCCCTCTTGTTGGTGACAGAATATGGTCTCATGCCCTCAGGCGTGAAAACTGGGCTCGTTACTTCATACATTTTGTCATGAAGTATGATATCGTTCCTCGGATGATGCTTGCTCCCCTTTCATCGTTTCAAGAATGGCTTCAAGCAATCTTTGCCTTCATCAATCCAAAATCCCCGTATTATCAGCACGAGGCAAATGTAAGATCGAGTGATGCATCGAAAAATTTCTTTATGACTGTAATGAGGAGTGCATCCTCTGTTGCAAGCTATGTTGCATGTAATCTGAAGGGATGTACAAACTTGTTGTTAGAAGCTGTTTCTAACATTGTTCAACTCAGCCCTTATAGGCCTTTTGGAACTTACATCTTCTGCACTGGAAATGGGAAACTGGTGGTCATTGAGAATCCAGATGCTGTTCTGCAGTTACTATTCTATTGTGCTCAAATGAGTTCCGAAACAGAAGGTGAAGTAGTTGTTGCCAGAAGCTTAAACGAACATTTGTTATATAGAAACGAAATGCAGGAGAGCTTAGAGATGCAAGATGTGGTTCATCTCAAGAATCTTACTGATATTCCCTTGTCTTCAATTGCCATTGCATTAGCTAGTGATGAAGTGGTAACTATGAATTCAGCCCTGAATGACTTAGGCCTG AGTACAAGAGCAAGGTTGTGTCTTCGTGCAGCAGGAGAATGGGAGAAGCAGAAAAGGAAGAACGAGGAAAAGATTGATGGTAAAAAGAAAAGCACCAAGGAACTATTAAGCAAGATACAGGAGTACCAGACCAAGTGTGATATTCAGAAAGTCGGGTATTATGATGCGTTCAAGCTTCAAGAAACCATAGATGACTTCAATGCTAATGTGAAAAGGCTCGAGCTAGCAGGAATATGGGACGAAATCATTGAAATGTTGAAAAGGTATGAGCTCCCAGATAGTTTTGAGGGACGAAAGGAATGGATACAACTAGGGACACAGTTCCgcgggcaagttgagcccttggaTATTGCAAACTATTACAGGCACTTGAAGAATGAAGATACAGGACCTTACATGATCAGGGCTAGGCCGAAGCGTTACAGGTTCACACAACGATGGCTGGAGCATGCTGAGAGGGTGCAAACAGGTGAACGCTCCGAGTCTTGTTTTTGGGCAGAAGTGGAGGAACTAAGAAACAAGCCATTTATGGAAGTGCAAAACAGGATTTTGAGTTTAGAAACAAACGCACGGGGTTGGTTCCAGAGTGGCCTTCTGGGCAATGATGTATTCTTCCCTGAGTCTACCTTTACCAAATGGTGGAAAACACTCCCTACTCAGCACAGACTGACATCTTGGATATCTGGGCAAATAAATTCTTAG